In Bordetella holmesii ATCC 51541, the following proteins share a genomic window:
- a CDS encoding ABC transporter family protein encodes MPQQAQRWIDAFELGAIANSYPGQISGGQKQRTALARALAAEPDLILLDEPFSALDAQLRGKMRWELRQLLDGLPVPMMLITHDPADIDALGDAVFEVRDGRIAGHKRPASAV; translated from the coding sequence GTGCCCCAACAGGCGCAACGTTGGATCGACGCCTTTGAACTGGGTGCGATCGCCAACAGTTACCCTGGGCAGATTTCAGGCGGCCAGAAGCAGCGTACGGCGCTGGCGCGGGCACTGGCGGCCGAGCCGGATCTCATCCTGCTGGATGAGCCATTTTCTGCGCTGGATGCGCAACTGCGCGGCAAGATGCGGTGGGAACTGCGTCAACTGCTCGATGGCTTGCCCGTGCCCATGATGCTTATTACGCACGACCCGGCCGACATCGACGCGCTGGGCGATGCCGTATTCGAGGTACGCGACGGCCGCATCGCCGGCCATAAGCGGCCCGCTTCGGCTGTCTGA
- a CDS encoding molybdenum-pterin binding domain protein — protein sequence MRSGDQTWGGAQRIALLAQIGATGSIAAAARAVGMSYKGAWDAIDAMNNLAGVSLVERATGGKGGGSSRLTEPARTLIARFEQLQHEHQRFMQHLASQGLAGDLNLMRRFMLKTSARNRLLGNVADVRAGAVNDEIRVALPGGHILRATITRESTAELGLQPGREVIALIKASAVLVGLPGTGMRLSADNQLPGKVAQLRKGAVNDEVVIDLDGGGTLVAIITDDSAQALALAEGNTVHAIFSAASVILGVMD from the coding sequence TTGCGTAGCGGCGACCAGACCTGGGGCGGAGCTCAGCGCATCGCGCTACTGGCCCAGATCGGCGCCACCGGATCCATCGCGGCGGCCGCGCGCGCAGTCGGAATGAGCTATAAGGGGGCATGGGACGCCATCGACGCGATGAACAATCTGGCGGGCGTTTCTCTGGTCGAACGCGCAACCGGCGGCAAAGGGGGCGGCAGCAGCCGCCTGACGGAACCGGCGCGGACCCTGATTGCCCGGTTCGAGCAACTGCAGCATGAGCATCAGCGCTTCATGCAGCACCTGGCCAGCCAGGGCTTGGCGGGCGATCTCAACCTCATGAGGCGCTTCATGCTTAAAACCAGTGCGCGCAACCGATTGCTCGGCAACGTTGCCGACGTGCGAGCCGGCGCGGTCAATGACGAAATCCGTGTCGCGCTGCCCGGTGGGCACATTCTGCGCGCGACCATCACCCGGGAAAGCACGGCGGAGCTCGGTTTGCAACCGGGCCGCGAAGTCATCGCCCTGATCAAAGCCTCCGCCGTGCTGGTCGGGCTGCCAGGCACGGGCATGCGTCTGTCGGCAGACAACCAATTGCCCGGGAAGGTGGCTCAGTTGCGCAAAGGTGCCGTCAATGATGAGGTCGTCATCGATCTTGACGGCGGCGGCACGCTGGTGGCCATCATCACTGACGACAGCGCGCAGGCTCTGGCCCTGGCCGAGGGCAACACGGTCCACGCCATTTTCAGCGCGGCCAGTGTCATCCTCGGCGTGATGGACTGA
- a CDS encoding patatin-like phospholipase family protein — MAKQRSPQAAAHTKSRRASREFDTVALVLQGGGALGAYQAGVYEGLHEAGIRPNWISGISIGSINAAIIAGSPEDERVERLRGFWEAICRPTGFSGLPWGDVWAPMFQGLPFGFGSPQVNGHLAALNAVWHGQPGFFTPRYPSPYLLSNAGQASTSFYDTAPLADTLRRFVDFDLLNRSGVRASFGAVNVRSGNFNYFDSRDRVLGPEHVMASGALPPGFPAIEVDGRHYWDGGMVSNTPLAKVLSDSPLRDTLAFQVDLWPARGPLPTTMDEVAERQKDIQYSSRTRTVTDNFAHVLRLRRGLQQLLERLPETERNSPELAELRAEACTPVVNIVNLIYEAKHYERHSKDYEFSTEAMREHWQSGLADIRRTLEQPGVLDRPSEQDPFVAHDVHRPGH; from the coding sequence ATGGCCAAGCAACGTTCCCCGCAAGCTGCGGCGCACACCAAGAGCCGGCGCGCGTCGCGGGAGTTTGATACGGTGGCCCTGGTGCTGCAGGGAGGCGGCGCGCTGGGCGCCTATCAGGCCGGCGTTTATGAAGGGTTGCACGAAGCGGGCATCCGGCCGAACTGGATCTCCGGGATTTCCATCGGATCGATCAACGCGGCCATCATCGCCGGCTCGCCCGAGGATGAACGGGTCGAACGGCTGCGGGGATTCTGGGAGGCCATCTGCCGTCCAACGGGGTTTTCCGGGCTGCCGTGGGGCGACGTCTGGGCGCCGATGTTCCAGGGCTTGCCTTTCGGTTTTGGTTCGCCGCAGGTCAATGGCCATCTGGCGGCGCTGAATGCGGTCTGGCATGGGCAGCCCGGGTTTTTCACGCCCCGTTATCCCTCACCTTATCTGCTGAGCAACGCCGGGCAGGCTTCGACCAGTTTTTACGACACAGCGCCCCTGGCCGACACCTTGCGCCGTTTCGTCGATTTCGACTTGCTCAACCGCAGCGGCGTGCGCGCCAGTTTTGGCGCGGTCAATGTGCGCAGCGGTAATTTCAACTATTTCGACAGTCGCGACCGCGTACTGGGTCCTGAGCATGTCATGGCCTCGGGCGCCCTGCCTCCCGGATTTCCTGCCATCGAGGTCGATGGCAGGCACTACTGGGATGGGGGAATGGTATCCAACACACCGCTGGCCAAAGTGCTTTCGGACTCGCCTTTGCGCGATACGCTGGCCTTTCAGGTGGACCTGTGGCCTGCGCGCGGGCCGTTGCCCACCACGATGGATGAAGTGGCCGAGCGCCAGAAAGACATCCAGTACTCCAGCCGTACCCGTACCGTCACGGATAACTTCGCTCATGTCCTGCGCTTGCGTCGCGGGTTGCAACAGCTCCTGGAACGCTTGCCCGAAACCGAGCGCAACAGTCCCGAGCTCGCCGAGTTGCGTGCCGAGGCCTGCACGCCCGTGGTCAATATCGTGAACCTCATCTACGAAGCCAAGCACTACGAGCGGCATTCTAAGGATTATGAGTTCAGCACCGAGGCGATGCGGGAACACTGGCAGTCCGGCCTGGCGGATATTCGCCGTACTCTGGAGCAGCCCGGGGTGCTGGACCGTCCATCCGAGCAGGATCCGTTCGTCGCGCATGACGTACACCGCCCTGGCCATTGA
- a CDS encoding putative transcriptional regulator, whose translation MLGTPRGIRISLTALERVCFQAIAESPGRELSRVVLSKILPGSNLRTLNVAISRLRKKVSEAGAELPLHTVHGMGYVFLGQLQVQPC comes from the coding sequence GTGCTAGGTACGCCGCGGGGCATACGCATCAGCCTCACCGCGCTCGAGCGTGTGTGTTTTCAGGCAATTGCCGAGTCTCCGGGCAGGGAGCTGTCGCGTGTCGTCCTGAGCAAGATCCTGCCAGGGTCCAATCTGCGCACCCTTAATGTGGCGATCAGCCGGCTGCGCAAGAAGGTCAGCGAGGCCGGCGCCGAACTGCCTTTGCACACGGTGCATGGCATGGGTTATGTGTTTCTCGGGCAGCTCCAGGTTCAGCCCTGCTGA
- a CDS encoding efflux transporter, RND family, MFP subunit, producing MRFSPQRVSGLGIVVALGWMLVGCGDKPQQSQSLPQVAVVTVQPQKASIVSDLPGRVDAVRDAQIRARVTGIVQKILFEQGGDVKENQVLFKIDPASYQASYDQATAQLKQAQADLYSAKLLADRYAPLVKANAVSKQEYDNAVASFRQADAVVAAARAAQTSAKINLGYTEVTSPITGRIGKPLITEGALVEATSATQMAVVQQLDPVYVDFTQSTSELARLREAFASGQLQKLGPNAARVSIILENGSVYKSPGKLLFTGITVDPSTGNVNLRAEVPNPDQILLPGMYVRVRLDEGVDDKALLVP from the coding sequence ATGCGTTTTTCACCTCAGCGTGTCTCGGGTCTGGGCATCGTTGTCGCACTTGGCTGGATGTTGGTCGGTTGCGGCGACAAGCCGCAGCAAAGCCAAAGTTTGCCGCAAGTCGCGGTTGTGACGGTGCAGCCCCAGAAGGCATCGATTGTTTCCGACTTGCCAGGCCGTGTCGATGCGGTGCGCGATGCGCAGATCCGCGCCCGCGTCACGGGCATCGTGCAGAAAATCCTGTTCGAGCAAGGTGGCGACGTCAAAGAAAACCAGGTTCTGTTCAAGATCGATCCTGCGTCGTATCAGGCATCCTACGATCAGGCGACCGCGCAACTCAAGCAGGCTCAGGCTGATCTGTATAGCGCCAAGCTGCTGGCTGACCGTTACGCACCGCTGGTCAAGGCCAATGCCGTGAGCAAGCAGGAGTACGACAACGCCGTTGCGAGCTTTCGCCAGGCCGATGCGGTCGTGGCAGCTGCCCGTGCCGCGCAGACCTCGGCCAAGATCAATCTCGGCTACACGGAGGTGACCTCGCCAATTACCGGCCGGATCGGCAAGCCCTTGATCACCGAAGGTGCGTTGGTTGAAGCGACGTCGGCCACGCAAATGGCTGTGGTGCAACAGCTCGACCCGGTGTATGTGGACTTTACCCAATCGACCTCCGAGCTGGCGCGCTTGCGCGAGGCGTTTGCCTCGGGCCAGTTGCAAAAGCTGGGTCCGAATGCCGCACGGGTGTCCATCATTCTGGAGAACGGCTCGGTCTATAAGTCGCCGGGCAAGTTGCTGTTTACGGGCATCACTGTCGACCCCTCCACGGGCAATGTGAATTTGCGCGCCGAAGTGCCGAACCCCGATCAAATCCTGTTGCCGGGCATGTATGTGCGCGTCCGATTGGACGAAGGCGTGGACGACAAGGCCCTGCTGGTGCCGTAG
- the bpeA2 gene encoding multidrug efflux periplasmic linker BpeA domain protein: MVVKDGKVQQVAVSTSSSLNNQWIISSGLSAGDVVVVEGFQKIRPGAPVQTSPWNPNGKAAGAAGQPGATPADGQAPAKKEPNS, translated from the coding sequence ATGGTCGTCAAGGACGGCAAAGTTCAGCAGGTGGCGGTAAGCACCAGTTCTTCCCTGAACAATCAGTGGATCATCAGCAGCGGTCTTTCGGCCGGCGATGTGGTGGTCGTTGAGGGCTTTCAGAAGATACGGCCCGGTGCACCTGTGCAGACCTCGCCCTGGAACCCGAATGGCAAGGCGGCGGGCGCTGCCGGCCAGCCTGGTGCCACGCCCGCAGACGGGCAGGCTCCGGCCAAAAAGGAACCCAACTCCTGA
- a CDS encoding RND transporter, hydrophobe/amphiphile efflux-1 family protein: MPQFFIDRPIFAWVVALFILMAGILAIPNMPVSQYPDVAPPSISITATYPGASAQEVAETVTSIIEDELNGAKGLLYYESVSDSNGQSQITATFRPGTDPDLAQVDVQNRISNVTAQLPSAVTQQGLQYEQTSAGFLLFVTLSSTDGSLDQAALADYITRNIKNPISRVPGVGQFQLFAAPRAMRIWVDPQKLVGFNMSMQEVNQAIAAQNVLISGGSIGAPPNPKDVRVTATVTANGQLSTVEGFGKIVLRANTDGSRVMLRDVARIEVGSDNYQFGARLNGQPTAAFAIVLSPDANALETAEGVRKQMATLSQYFPDNIKYEIPYDTAPYVKVSIEKVIHTLIEAMVLVFLVMFLFLQNVRYTLIPALVVPVAMMGAFAVMLALGLSINVLTMFAMVLAIGILVDDAIVVVENVERIMATEGLPPKEATAKAMPQITGAIVGITLVLVAVFLPLAFMGGSVGVIYRQFAVAMAVSIFFSAFLALSFTPALCSTLLKPIPKGHLNEKKGFFGWFNRKFEATTHHYQDWISRVLHKGGRMMLVFGLLVVVLGWLYLRLPSAFLPEEDQGYVISNIELPAGASANRTIEVIEQVEHYFKGLPTTQNIVAVQGFSFNGNGLNAALVFTTLKDFADRKSAQDSAQAIAGGAFQHLFMGIKDAMVFTVVPPAISSLGNAAGFDFRLQDRSASGSEALAAATGQLMGLAMQSPVLSQVRITGLGPGAQLSLNIDRDKAAALGVDFSEASTLISTAIGSAYLSKFPNLGRMQNIWVQADQNYRMHMDQVLALNARNKDGGMVPLSAFVTAKWSQGPTQVVRYNSYEAVRIGGDAAPGYSTGEAMAEMERLVGQLPAGFGYEWNGLSYQERLAGNQAVILMGLALLVVFMVLAALYESWAIPLSVMLVVPLGMLGAVGLVSLMGMSNDVYFQVGMVTVIGLAAKNAILIIEFAKDQYARGNGLYASAVEAARLRFRPILMTSLAFILGVVPLALATGASAASQRAVGIGVLGGMLAATPFAVIFVPTFFVVVMKLVKTRPRLLGAELRAFQAEQVAKKEQDGKLPGDTSNQGGQENKE; the protein is encoded by the coding sequence ATGCCGCAATTTTTCATCGATAGACCCATCTTCGCCTGGGTTGTTGCGCTATTCATTCTCATGGCAGGCATATTGGCTATCCCCAATATGCCCGTGTCGCAGTATCCCGACGTAGCGCCGCCATCCATTTCCATCACCGCGACCTATCCTGGCGCGTCGGCCCAGGAAGTGGCCGAGACGGTGACCAGTATCATCGAGGATGAGCTCAACGGCGCCAAAGGCCTGCTGTATTACGAGTCCGTCAGCGATTCGAATGGCCAGTCGCAGATCACGGCCACGTTCCGGCCGGGCACCGACCCGGATCTGGCGCAGGTGGACGTGCAGAACCGGATTTCCAACGTCACGGCTCAGTTGCCGTCGGCGGTGACCCAGCAAGGTCTGCAATATGAGCAGACCAGCGCGGGCTTTCTGCTGTTTGTGACTCTGTCGTCTACTGACGGTAGCCTGGATCAGGCCGCGCTGGCCGATTACATCACCCGCAACATCAAGAACCCGATTTCGCGTGTGCCGGGCGTGGGGCAGTTTCAATTGTTTGCCGCGCCGCGCGCCATGCGTATCTGGGTCGACCCGCAGAAGCTGGTCGGCTTCAATATGAGCATGCAGGAGGTCAATCAGGCCATCGCGGCACAGAACGTTCTGATTTCGGGCGGCTCGATTGGTGCACCTCCCAATCCCAAGGACGTGCGTGTGACCGCCACGGTCACGGCCAACGGCCAGTTGAGCACCGTCGAAGGCTTTGGCAAGATCGTGCTGCGCGCCAATACGGATGGCTCGCGGGTTATGTTGCGCGACGTCGCGCGCATCGAGGTCGGATCGGACAACTACCAGTTCGGCGCCCGCCTCAACGGCCAGCCTACGGCGGCATTTGCCATCGTGCTGTCGCCTGACGCCAATGCGTTGGAGACCGCCGAGGGCGTGCGCAAGCAGATGGCCACGTTGTCGCAGTATTTTCCCGACAACATCAAGTATGAAATTCCTTACGACACCGCCCCCTATGTGAAGGTGTCCATCGAGAAAGTGATCCACACCCTGATCGAAGCCATGGTGCTGGTGTTTCTCGTGATGTTCCTGTTCCTGCAGAATGTGCGTTACACCCTGATCCCGGCGCTGGTAGTGCCGGTTGCCATGATGGGTGCGTTTGCCGTGATGCTGGCGCTGGGGCTGTCGATCAACGTGCTGACCATGTTCGCCATGGTGTTGGCCATCGGCATTCTGGTCGATGACGCGATCGTGGTGGTGGAGAACGTCGAGCGCATCATGGCCACCGAGGGGCTGCCGCCCAAGGAGGCGACCGCCAAAGCCATGCCGCAGATCACCGGCGCCATCGTGGGTATCACGCTGGTGCTGGTTGCCGTGTTCCTGCCACTGGCGTTCATGGGCGGCTCGGTCGGTGTGATCTACCGCCAGTTTGCCGTGGCCATGGCGGTGTCCATTTTCTTCTCGGCGTTCCTGGCGTTGAGCTTCACGCCGGCCTTGTGCTCGACCTTGCTCAAGCCTATTCCCAAGGGTCACCTGAACGAGAAAAAAGGCTTTTTCGGCTGGTTCAATCGCAAATTCGAGGCCACCACTCACCATTACCAGGACTGGATCTCGCGCGTGCTGCACAAGGGCGGGCGCATGATGCTGGTCTTCGGCTTGCTGGTCGTGGTGCTCGGCTGGCTCTACCTGCGATTGCCCTCGGCATTCCTGCCTGAAGAAGATCAGGGCTATGTGATCAGCAATATCGAGTTGCCCGCCGGGGCTTCTGCCAACCGCACGATCGAGGTGATCGAGCAGGTAGAGCACTATTTCAAAGGGCTGCCCACGACACAGAACATCGTGGCCGTGCAGGGCTTTTCCTTTAACGGCAACGGTTTGAATGCGGCGCTCGTGTTCACTACGCTCAAGGACTTCGCTGACCGCAAGAGCGCACAGGACTCGGCGCAAGCGATCGCCGGTGGGGCGTTCCAGCACTTGTTCATGGGCATCAAGGACGCCATGGTATTTACCGTGGTGCCGCCGGCCATTTCCTCTTTGGGCAACGCGGCTGGTTTCGATTTCCGCCTGCAGGACCGCAGTGCTTCCGGCAGCGAGGCGCTCGCCGCGGCGACCGGACAGTTGATGGGTCTGGCGATGCAAAGCCCGGTGTTGTCCCAGGTGCGTATTACAGGTCTGGGACCAGGTGCGCAGTTGTCGCTGAACATCGACCGCGACAAGGCCGCTGCGCTGGGCGTGGACTTCTCCGAAGCCTCCACGCTTATCTCGACGGCCATCGGCTCGGCGTATCTGAGCAAGTTCCCCAATTTGGGGCGCATGCAGAACATCTGGGTGCAGGCGGACCAGAACTACCGTATGCACATGGATCAGGTGCTCGCGCTCAACGCCCGTAACAAAGATGGCGGTATGGTGCCGCTGTCGGCCTTTGTGACGGCCAAGTGGTCGCAGGGTCCGACGCAGGTGGTGCGCTACAACAGTTACGAAGCGGTGCGCATCGGCGGCGATGCCGCGCCCGGTTATTCGACCGGCGAAGCCATGGCGGAGATGGAGCGTCTGGTCGGGCAGTTGCCCGCGGGCTTTGGCTACGAGTGGAATGGCCTGTCCTATCAGGAGCGGCTTGCCGGTAATCAGGCGGTCATTCTGATGGGCCTGGCACTGCTGGTGGTCTTCATGGTGCTGGCTGCCCTGTACGAAAGCTGGGCCATCCCGCTGTCGGTGATGCTGGTGGTGCCGCTGGGGATGCTGGGTGCAGTGGGCCTGGTCAGCTTGATGGGCATGTCTAACGACGTGTACTTCCAGGTCGGGATGGTGACCGTGATCGGTCTGGCGGCCAAGAACGCCATTCTGATCATCGAGTTTGCCAAAGACCAGTACGCGCGTGGCAATGGTCTGTATGCGTCGGCGGTGGAGGCGGCGCGGTTGCGTTTTCGCCCGATTCTGATGACCTCGCTGGCCTTCATTCTCGGGGTCGTTCCTTTGGCCTTGGCAACGGGAGCCAGCGCGGCCAGCCAGCGTGCCGTCGGTATCGGCGTGCTGGGGGGCATGCTTGCCGCCACGCCTTTTGCCGTGATTTTCGTGCCCACTTTCTTCGTGGTCGTCATGAAATTGGTGAAAACCCGTCCGCGCCTGCTGGGCGCCGAGCTTCGTGCCTTCCAGGCCGAGCAGGTCGCCAAGAAGGAGCAGGACGGCAAGCTGCCCGGGGATACTTCGAACCAAGGCGGTCAGGAGAATAAAGAATGA
- a CDS encoding outer membrane protein oprM: MTALMYKRGVVVLLAAGLAGCSLAPDYHRPEAPVRANWPDQPKVSYGGYERPTQLGSQPAVAVAPPAGTSAADIGWRSFFQDPCLQALIELALTNNRDLRVAVQNVEVARAQYGVQRGAQWPAIGAGAQGTRQHLPKNMRAAGPNSSSISSQYQAGLGLTSFEIDLFGRLRNLSEAAYQQYLSTEQAQRSVHITLIGAVAEAYFNLRAAEVQLDLTRRTLQSRQESYNLVKTRFDGGVSSELDLNQSRSLLDSASSNLAQLARTHAQAANALMVLLGVPSLPADLPPAAEFGRDQILATVPAGLPSDMLERRPDILAAENQLRAAKANIGAARAAFFPTISLTGLLGVASPSLDTLFKGGQGYWSFSPQITTPLFAGGSIIEGLNLAKARDNIAVAQYEQTIQQAFREVADALAGEATYSAQLDAQRGLQASSARSLELSNMRYTSGIDSYLQVQTAQVDLFDAQLALVQTGLASLINRVELYKALGGGWLENTAMPETQPRTSQQQ; encoded by the coding sequence ATGACGGCCCTGATGTATAAGCGTGGCGTAGTGGTGCTGTTGGCGGCCGGGTTGGCCGGTTGCTCGCTGGCGCCCGACTACCATCGCCCCGAGGCGCCGGTGCGCGCGAATTGGCCGGATCAACCCAAGGTCAGTTACGGCGGTTATGAGCGGCCCACCCAGCTGGGTTCGCAGCCGGCCGTGGCCGTGGCGCCTCCCGCCGGCACGTCAGCGGCCGACATAGGGTGGCGCAGCTTCTTCCAGGATCCGTGCCTGCAGGCTTTGATAGAGCTGGCGCTGACCAACAACCGAGACCTGCGTGTGGCCGTCCAGAACGTCGAGGTCGCGCGCGCGCAATACGGCGTGCAGCGCGGCGCGCAATGGCCGGCGATAGGCGCGGGCGCGCAAGGGACTCGGCAGCATTTGCCGAAGAATATGCGCGCTGCCGGCCCCAATTCGTCGTCGATCAGCAGCCAGTACCAAGCCGGTCTCGGATTGACCTCCTTCGAGATCGATCTGTTCGGGCGCCTGCGTAATCTGTCGGAAGCCGCCTATCAACAGTATTTGTCGACCGAGCAGGCACAACGCTCGGTGCACATTACGTTGATTGGTGCGGTTGCTGAGGCGTATTTCAATCTGCGTGCCGCCGAGGTGCAACTCGATCTCACGCGCAGAACGCTGCAGTCGCGGCAGGAGTCCTATAACCTCGTCAAGACCCGCTTCGACGGCGGTGTGTCGTCCGAACTCGACCTGAACCAGTCGCGCTCTTTGCTGGATTCGGCGTCTTCGAATCTGGCGCAATTGGCGCGCACGCATGCCCAGGCGGCCAATGCGCTGATGGTGCTGCTCGGGGTGCCCAGCCTGCCGGCTGATCTGCCGCCTGCGGCCGAGTTCGGGCGTGACCAGATTCTGGCCACGGTACCGGCCGGCCTGCCGTCGGACATGCTCGAGCGCCGCCCGGATATTCTGGCTGCCGAGAACCAGCTGCGTGCCGCCAAGGCAAATATCGGCGCGGCGCGGGCAGCCTTTTTCCCGACGATATCGCTGACCGGCTTGCTCGGCGTGGCCAGCCCCTCGCTGGATACGCTTTTCAAGGGCGGTCAGGGCTATTGGAGCTTTTCGCCTCAGATCACCACCCCGTTGTTTGCCGGTGGCAGCATCATCGAAGGGCTGAATCTGGCCAAGGCGCGCGACAATATCGCCGTGGCGCAGTATGAGCAAACCATTCAGCAGGCGTTCCGCGAGGTCGCCGATGCGCTGGCCGGTGAGGCCACCTACAGTGCGCAGTTGGATGCGCAGCGCGGTCTGCAAGCCTCATCGGCGCGGTCGCTCGAGCTGTCGAACATGCGCTATACCAGCGGCATAGATAGTTATCTGCAGGTGCAGACGGCGCAGGTGGATCTTTTCGATGCGCAGTTGGCCTTGGTGCAGACAGGGCTGGCGTCGCTCATCAATCGCGTCGAACTCTACAAAGCGCTGGGCGGTGGCTGGTTGGAGAACACTGCCATGCCCGAGACTCAACCCAGGACTTCGCAACAGCAATGA
- the pdxJ gene encoding pyridoxine 5'-phosphate synthase, producing the protein MIELGVNIDHVATLRQQRHTTYPDPVEAAVRAEDAGADVVTLHLREDRRHIQDADVYAIRPRLRTRMNLECALTPEMLEIACAVKPDDVCLVPEKRAELTTEGGLDVVGQFDAVADAVALLTEAGIRVSLFIDPDNGQIEAAARAKATVIELHTGAYAEAEGEVAGRELLRIQAAVQEGLRHGLRVNAGHGLHYGNVQPVAAIDGVSELNIGHAIVAQAVFDGWEKAIRDMKALMIQARADRFPFSLARPQVDGQTPGKLDGDPTSGGFYMNVEQAGLAYDFAIAALFRAAFSG; encoded by the coding sequence ATGATTGAACTTGGCGTCAATATCGATCATGTGGCCACGCTGCGTCAGCAGCGCCACACTACCTACCCCGATCCGGTGGAGGCGGCCGTGCGCGCCGAGGATGCCGGGGCGGATGTGGTTACCTTGCATCTGCGCGAAGATCGGCGGCACATCCAGGATGCGGATGTCTACGCCATTCGCCCGCGATTGCGCACCCGCATGAATCTCGAGTGCGCATTGACTCCGGAAATGCTGGAAATCGCCTGCGCGGTCAAACCTGACGATGTCTGCCTGGTGCCGGAAAAACGTGCCGAACTCACGACCGAGGGTGGCCTGGACGTGGTGGGGCAGTTCGACGCCGTGGCCGACGCCGTGGCGCTGCTCACCGAGGCAGGTATTCGGGTGTCGCTGTTCATCGATCCGGACAATGGCCAGATCGAAGCGGCCGCGCGCGCCAAAGCTACGGTGATAGAGCTTCATACGGGCGCCTATGCCGAGGCCGAGGGCGAGGTCGCCGGGCGGGAGTTGCTGCGTATTCAGGCCGCGGTCCAGGAGGGCTTGCGCCACGGGCTTCGGGTCAACGCGGGCCACGGCCTGCATTACGGCAACGTGCAGCCCGTCGCGGCCATCGATGGGGTTTCCGAACTCAATATCGGACATGCCATCGTGGCCCAGGCCGTCTTCGACGGTTGGGAGAAGGCAATACGCGATATGAAGGCGCTCATGATTCAGGCGCGGGCCGATAGATTCCCATTTTCGTTGGCGAGGCCGCAGGTCGATGGACAGACCCCCGGGAAGTTGGATGGAGATCCAACCTCCGGGGGTTTTTACATGAATGTCGAGCAGGCCGGGCTCGCGTATGATTTCGCTATTGCAGCGCTGTTTCGCGCCGCGTTTTCCGGTTGA
- the acpS gene encoding holo-[acyl-carrier-protein] synthase has translation MDLIRVDRISRALERHGDRFAEKILGIEEMAKFRARRTRDPACGIRFLATRFAAKEAFSKAIGLGMRMPMTWNRVQTLNAPGGRPVLVIDPALLPWFEQRFGAAHVSITDESDMAAAYVIVESRLGASNT, from the coding sequence ATGGACCTGATCCGCGTCGATCGTATCTCCCGAGCGCTGGAGCGCCATGGTGATCGCTTTGCCGAAAAAATACTCGGCATCGAGGAAATGGCCAAGTTTCGTGCACGTCGAACGCGTGATCCTGCGTGCGGCATTCGTTTTCTGGCCACGCGCTTCGCGGCCAAAGAGGCGTTTTCCAAAGCGATCGGATTGGGCATGCGCATGCCCATGACGTGGAATCGTGTGCAGACCCTCAACGCCCCCGGGGGAAGGCCTGTCCTGGTCATCGATCCCGCATTGCTGCCCTGGTTTGAGCAGCGTTTCGGCGCGGCGCATGTCTCGATCACTGATGAGTCCGATATGGCGGCGGCCTATGTCATCGTGGAGTCCCGGCTCGGGGCCAGCAACACCTGA